One Carassius auratus strain Wakin chromosome 3, ASM336829v1, whole genome shotgun sequence genomic region harbors:
- the LOC113049023 gene encoding E3 ubiquitin-protein ligase pellino homolog 1-like codes for MVLEGSSEALCPPPSLELRPSCNKNQPSPPLGSGSQSHDALCPEDKEPIKYGELIVLGHNGSLASGDKGRRRSRLALYKRPKANGVRPDVIHNVSTPLVSKALSNKSQHSISYTLSRSHSVIVEYTHDPNTDMFQIGRSTESMIDFVVTDTASSGGGGQGQGGANGEGGQSAQSTISRYACRIMCERSAPYTARIYAAGFDSSKNIFLGERAAKWRTSDGLMDGLTTNGVLVMHPAGEFVSEPAPGVWREISVCGNVFALRETRSAQQRGKLVENESNMLQDGSLIDLCGATLLWRTPSGLRHTPTLKQLESLRQELNAARPQCPVGFNTLAFPSLAQRATIDKKQPWVYMNCGHVHGYHNWGYRKEKAGSSAMALTGGGGTAPATTGERECPMCRGVGPYVPLWLGCEGGLYLDAGPPTHAFCPCGHVCSEKTVQGWSQIPLPHGTHAFHAACPFCGTWLTGEQGHIKLIFQGPVD; via the exons ATGGTTTTGGAAGGGAGCTCTGAAGCTCTTTGCCCTCCTCCATCCCTGGAGCTGCGCCCATCATGCAACAAGAACCAGCCTTCTCCTCCTCTGGGCTCAGGATCTCAGTCCCATGATGCTCTCTGCCCTGAGGACAAGGAGCCCATCAAGTACGGGGAGCTGATTGTACTCGG GCATAATGGTTCGCTAGCTAGCGGGGACAAGGGCCGCAGGAGAAGTCGGCTGGCCCTTTACAAACGGCCCAAAGCCAATGGCGTCAGACCTGATGTCATCCACAATGTCTCCACACCCCTGGTGTCGAAG gcccTAAGCAACAAAAGCCAGCACAGCATATCCTACACACTGTCCCGGAGTCATTCTGTTATAGTGGAATATACACATGACCCCAACACCGACATGTTTCAG ATCGGCCGTTCTACAGAGAGCATGATAGACTTTGTGGTGACCGACACAGCGAGCAGTGGTGGTGGAGGACAGGGGCAGGGGGGTGCAAATGGAGAGGGAGGACAGTCGGCCCAGAGCACCATCTCCCGCTACGCTTGCCGCATCATGTGTGAGCGTAGTGCTCCCTACACAGCACGGATATATGCAGCGGGCTTTGACTCTTCCAAAAACATCTTCCTCGGG GAGCGAGCTGCTAAATGGAGGACCTCAGATGGTCTAATGGATGGACTAACGACCAATGGGGTGCTGGTGATGCACCCGGCAGGAGAGTTTGTATCTGAACCTGCTCCAGGGGTGTGGAGGGAGATCTCAGTATGTGGGAATGTTTTTGCCCTTCGAGAGACACGGTCCGCCCAGCAGAGAGGAAAACTG GTAGAGAACGAATCAAACATGCTTCAGGATGGTTCTCTCATCGACCTCTGCGGGGCCACTCTGCTTTGGCGAACCCCCAGCGGTCTTCGTCACACCCCGACTCTAAAACAGCTTGAGTCTCTTCGCCAGGAACTAAATGCTGCCCGTCCCCAGTGCCCCGTGGGTTTCAACACGCTCGCCTTCCCCAGCCTGGCACAGCGCGCCACCATTGACAAGAAACAGCCCTGGGTCTATATGAACTGCGGCCATGTGCACGGCTACCACAACTGGGGATATCGTAAGGAGAAAGCGGGATCATCTGCGATGGCATTAACTGGGGGTGGAGGCACAGCTCCGGCTAccacaggagagagagagtgtcccATGTGCAGAGGGGTGGGCCCTTATGTGCCCCTCTGGCTCGGATGCGAAGGGGGCCTGTATCTGGACGCGGGGCCACCGACACATGCATTCTGCCCTTGCGGTCACGTGTGCTCAGAAAAGACAGTGCAAGGCTGGAGTCAGATCCCATTGCCGCACGGAACGCATGCCTTCCACGCTGCTTGTCCTTTCTGTGGAACATGGCTTACTGGGGAACAAGGCCACATCAAACTCATCTTTCAAGGACCGGTCGACTGA